In Myxococcus stipitatus, the following are encoded in one genomic region:
- a CDS encoding PAS domain S-box protein: MPIPLADFLLQNRDAILEAWEEQVRALPAARSLDRLALRDGLPHLLDGIATLMRTPHAELASGLGAIGDHHALERLGEGFDLRQVVAEYRLLRSCVLSLWSSRGHATARPEEERIFHEAMDEAVAASVSRYALARERTLQALDRISAAALGSPDVAGFLPRLLQVLRDTIATVDVAVVLLREGEDHLRVECGVGEGVDSGGRVHVGHGFAGSIAASREPVWVRDARKDPRAHSAVVRTSDVRALYGVPLVLHGELIGVALMGSRGSREYTEEDLLLFRAIAARATALLAQAQAHERERQAREDAEASLARLRESEAHLRRWEALFLRLGVGVVIVSARDHHILDANPAYARMHGATPEELRGASLASTLAPEARDQVPRHAAEALAHPSHEFESIHLRADGGRFPVFTHITALRDDSGQVSRYVATVLDITQRRAMEEERQRLHQAIEAERTQLAAVLEQLPEGVIIAEAPSGRWLLANHRVSTLTGRAIPQSSSVDTFTRAYEACHPDSQPYAPKDWPLARTLRTGEVVQGEEMMLKHEDGHTLTLLISSAPLRDKEGNIIAGVATLADITELRRAQEATLQSARFGERLIAIVSHDLRNPLNAIHLSTTQLLHSEALAERERRLATRIARSSARMTRMILELLDFTRGRLGGGIPIQRAPGDLRAVVRQAVEELEAAWPERTLRVVVNPGHYEGVWDAERLFQVVSNLGGNALQYSAPEAPVTLMLSDRADTVVLDVHNSGEPIAPEVLPRLFDPFRRGRGASQDSGISGGLGLGLYIVEQIVTGHQGRIEVTSSAAEGTLFRVSLPREPTWA; encoded by the coding sequence TTGCCCATCCCGCTGGCTGACTTCCTCCTCCAGAACCGCGACGCCATCCTGGAGGCGTGGGAAGAACAGGTCCGCGCGCTCCCCGCCGCCCGGAGTCTCGACCGCCTCGCCCTGCGCGATGGCCTGCCCCATCTGCTCGACGGCATCGCGACCCTCATGCGCACGCCGCACGCGGAGCTTGCCTCGGGCCTGGGCGCCATCGGCGACCACCACGCCCTCGAGCGGCTCGGTGAGGGATTCGACCTGCGCCAGGTCGTCGCCGAATACCGCCTCCTGCGCTCCTGCGTCCTGAGCCTGTGGTCCTCCCGAGGTCACGCCACCGCCCGGCCCGAAGAAGAGCGCATCTTCCACGAGGCCATGGACGAAGCCGTCGCCGCGTCCGTCAGCCGCTACGCCCTCGCGCGCGAGCGCACCCTCCAGGCCCTCGACCGCATCAGCGCGGCGGCCCTCGGCAGCCCCGATGTCGCGGGCTTCCTGCCGCGATTGCTTCAAGTCCTCCGGGACACTATCGCCACCGTCGACGTGGCCGTCGTCCTGCTCCGCGAGGGCGAGGACCACCTGCGCGTCGAATGCGGCGTCGGCGAGGGCGTGGACTCAGGCGGCCGAGTCCACGTGGGCCATGGCTTCGCCGGCTCCATCGCCGCGTCACGCGAACCCGTCTGGGTCCGGGATGCACGCAAGGACCCCCGAGCCCACTCCGCCGTCGTGCGCACCTCCGACGTGCGCGCCCTCTACGGCGTCCCCCTGGTCCTCCATGGCGAGCTCATCGGCGTCGCCCTCATGGGCAGCCGCGGCAGCCGTGAGTACACCGAGGAAGACCTCCTCCTCTTCCGCGCCATCGCCGCCCGAGCCACCGCGCTCCTCGCCCAGGCCCAGGCCCACGAGCGCGAGCGGCAGGCCCGAGAGGACGCGGAGGCTTCACTCGCCCGGCTGCGCGAGAGCGAGGCCCACCTGCGCCGCTGGGAGGCGCTCTTCCTCCGCCTGGGCGTGGGCGTCGTCATCGTGTCCGCCAGGGACCACCACATCCTCGACGCCAACCCCGCCTACGCCCGCATGCATGGAGCCACCCCCGAGGAGCTCCGCGGCGCCTCGCTCGCGTCGACGCTCGCCCCCGAGGCCCGCGACCAGGTCCCTCGCCACGCCGCCGAGGCCCTGGCGCACCCGTCCCACGAATTCGAATCCATCCACCTGCGCGCCGACGGCGGCCGCTTCCCCGTCTTCACCCACATCACCGCGCTGCGAGACGACTCGGGACAGGTCTCCCGCTACGTGGCCACCGTGCTCGACATCACCCAGCGCCGCGCCATGGAAGAGGAGCGGCAGCGGCTGCACCAGGCCATCGAGGCGGAGCGCACCCAACTGGCCGCCGTGCTCGAGCAGCTCCCCGAGGGCGTCATCATCGCGGAGGCTCCGAGCGGCCGCTGGCTCCTCGCCAACCACCGCGTCTCCACGCTCACCGGCCGCGCCATCCCTCAGAGCTCCAGCGTGGACACCTTCACCCGCGCCTATGAAGCCTGTCACCCCGACAGCCAGCCCTATGCCCCCAAGGACTGGCCCCTGGCGCGCACGCTGCGCACCGGCGAGGTCGTGCAGGGCGAGGAGATGATGTTGAAGCACGAGGACGGGCACACGCTCACGCTCCTCATCTCCAGCGCCCCCTTGCGCGACAAGGAGGGGAACATCATCGCGGGGGTCGCCACGCTCGCGGACATCACCGAGCTGCGGCGCGCCCAGGAGGCCACGCTCCAGTCGGCCCGCTTCGGCGAGCGGCTCATCGCCATCGTCAGCCACGATTTGCGCAACCCCCTCAATGCCATCCATCTGTCCACCACCCAGCTGCTGCACAGCGAGGCGCTCGCGGAGCGGGAGCGCCGGCTCGCCACGCGCATCGCCCGCTCCAGCGCCCGAATGACACGCATGATTCTGGAACTCCTCGACTTCACGCGCGGACGGCTGGGCGGAGGCATCCCCATCCAACGCGCGCCCGGAGACCTGCGCGCGGTGGTGCGCCAGGCCGTGGAGGAGCTGGAGGCCGCGTGGCCCGAGCGCACCCTGCGCGTCGTCGTGAACCCCGGCCACTACGAAGGCGTCTGGGACGCCGAGCGCCTGTTTCAAGTCGTCAGCAACCTGGGCGGCAACGCGCTCCAGTACAGCGCGCCGGAGGCCCCCGTCACGCTCATGCTGTCGGACCGCGCAGACACCGTCGTGCTCGACGTCCACAACTCAGGCGAGCCCATTGCCCCAGAGGTGTTGCCGCGCCTGTTCGACCCGTTCCGCCGCGGGCGCGGAGCCAGCCAGGACAGCGGCATCAGCGGTGGATTGGGGTTGGGCCTCTACATCGTCGAACAAATCGTGACGGGCCACCAAGGCCGCATCGAGGTGACGTCCTCGGCGGCGGAGGGGACCCTGTTCCGGGTGAGTCTTCCTCGCGAGCCGACCTGGGCCTGA
- a CDS encoding response regulator, translated as MCTPSLVLLVEDHEDSRELLEEFLTMEGFAVETAGNGQSAWERLRRLPRPDAVVLDLMMPVMSGWELMRHVREDAQLRALPVVVVSGAGNSQPLPEGVRATVPKPVDLGELRATLARVVSAAR; from the coding sequence ATGTGCACGCCAAGTCTCGTCCTCCTGGTGGAGGACCATGAGGACAGCCGGGAGCTCCTGGAGGAGTTCCTGACGATGGAGGGCTTCGCCGTGGAGACGGCGGGCAACGGCCAGTCCGCGTGGGAGCGGCTGCGCCGGCTGCCGCGCCCGGACGCGGTGGTGCTCGACCTGATGATGCCGGTGATGAGCGGGTGGGAGCTGATGCGCCACGTCCGCGAGGATGCCCAGCTGCGCGCGCTGCCCGTGGTGGTGGTGTCCGGCGCGGGCAACAGCCAGCCTCTCCCGGAGGGCGTGCGTGCCACGGTTCCCAAGCCGGTGGACCTGGGGGAGCTGCGAGCGACGTTGGCCCGCGTGGTGAGCGCGGCGCGCTGA